In Dromiciops gliroides isolate mDroGli1 chromosome X, mDroGli1.pri, whole genome shotgun sequence, the genomic window ccAACCCTTATCTTCCAACGTTCCCCAATTCCCTCTGCCATACAAGCTCCCAACTTCCCTCTGGGCACTCACAGCAGCTTGTATAGAAGTAATTAGGAAaatgccctgccccacccctagCATACCCACTCTGACCTCCAGGTTACTTTTTGGCTAAGTCAGTGACAGGTAAGAGACCTGCCCCTCTCAACACCTCCCCAgcccttttcattttgggttaGCAAGCATggtgggtgggcagctaggtagcacagtggatagagcactggccctgaagttgggaggacctgagttcaaatcttacttcagacacgtacaagctgtgtgaccctgggcgagtcacttaaccccaattgcctgtcctgatgtctatcttgctgctggacccagatggctctggagaagaaagtgaggatggtgactttgcacagccctccttcacttaaatccaattcactgtaagtcatgacatcaccccaatgtcatggtcctcttcaagaatgcaggacaggggcagctaggtggcacagtggatagagcaccagccctggagtcaggagtacctgagttcgaatccggcctcagacacttaacacttactagctgtgtgaccctgagcaagtcacttaaccccaattgcctcactaaaaaaaaaaaaatgcaggacaAACAGCAGCAGCACAGGAGAGTTGCCAGAGATCCTACATCTCattacattatctttcccctcaaacacACCTCTCTCCCAAATTGCCCTAGTATTGCCCAGGGTACCATGATCCCTCAGTTGTActccactcctccctccctccaccccacttATCCAGTCAGTTTTCAAATCTTGTCCTTTCTACCTCCACATGTCTTGtatctgtccccttttctccaacatcctcatcacctctcacctggtcCATGAGAGCAGCcatctaattggtctccctgcctcaagtctatcCCCACTGCAATTCAACctccaccaaagtgatttttcctaaagtacaattCTAAACGTCTCACCCTACTTATTTGGACTCCAGTGGCCCActattgactctaggatcaaatccTATTCATCTCATCTGTTTAAAACCTCTATTTCATAATGTACATAATTATTAGTACAATAGTATGGGTATatagtttatttcattttattttattttttgggagaggcaattggggttaagtgacttgtccagggccacacagctagtaagtgttaagtgtctgaggccggatttgaactcaggtcctcctgactccagggccggtgctctatctgctgtaccacctagctgtcccaggtaTATAGTTTATAAGTATAAACATTCTGGAGGttcatgcttttttttgttttgtttttttagtgaggcaatcggggttaagtgacttgcccagggccacacagctagtaagtgttaagtgtctgaggccagatttgaactcaggtactcctgactccagggccagtgctcgatccactgcgccacctagctgccctgaggttcATGCTTAAAAACATTTTGGAGACCATCAACGTGCACCATGTAAGGGCAATGTTGAAATGTCTCGCTCATCGGAATTTTTCTAAAGCCTACTTCAGAAATGCAGGCgtcagctaggtgactcagtggatagagcgccagccctgaagtcaggaagattctggTTCAAATCCACTTATTGTctggatgaccctgggaaagtcacttcatcctgtttgcttgaatccactagagaagaaaatggcaaagcactccagtatctttgccaagaaaaccccatggacagtgtggGCCAGCCATAACTGAATCGACTGAACACTTTCAGAAATGTATTTTGTTTCTGCCACATACTTCTGCATTCACATGGATGGAATTTCCAGTTCCAGGCAACTGGAAATTGTTAAAACATCCATTCAAGCAATCCAAAGCCACGATTACCTGCTCTATCAGCCTCCCACCCACTTCTCCTCTCGCCTCAGCCTACCATATTGCTGCCCCATGCCATTGACTgaactttcatttattcatccattcgtCTTTGTAGCAAACAGTTAATTACTGGGTCCCTACGATGTGTCCAGTACCTTATGTGAGAGGTAGATGATTAAAGAATGCAGAATTCTTGCCCTCCCTAATTTATGCTTCGTTTCCAGGGAAAGTATGCAGGAAGATGGACTAAGAAACCCACCCACATCTCACTACTCACAAAGGTCCCTGAGGGTAGGAActacttcattttttaatatcTAAAAAAAGTGTCCTACATATAGTTGGCCCTGAATAAATGCTGATTGGAATAGATTTGCAGGAACTATACATAAGCCTATCTATTTCTCATATAAATAGATATCTGTATATTTCTAATAAATGTGAAAGACTAGTGATGCTGTTTTGTTATTCACTTGTTAGATGCCATAATAGTGTAGGTCAAGAAGATCCAAGTGTAATCTTGATGTCATCTGTAATAAAGaagagttgtctttttttttttttgattaacaaattttattttaatggccATGAAAAACGTGGATAAGAGAAGCAAAACAAGGAAATGAATCAAGCACAAACATGAAATAGATGTATATCCTTGGCTGGAAAACTGTTTTTCAAATTGATATATTAACGAAAACACTTAAGATAGAAGCTTTTGTAGCCCACTTAAATATTCTTATTCTCAAGACAGCATCTTTGGGAAGTGCTTAAGtatgtcaaaaacaaaaatgcaaagtgGAACTGCATGATGTCACAAAATTTAGACCAGAAGTGTCCAGTCAGTTCCCTGAAGATATGCCACTTAGCAAGCCAGTGGTCAGCCAGTTTAAGGACAATAAAGCCCATGCAAAATAGCAAAGCCAGGCTGATATATACAGCAGAGATCTTGTTTCCATATTGGTGGTGCACACGTATGGCGCTCCACACAGCAGTGAGAATGTGAAGTGATAGGATTATATCAAATGCAAGATAGTGCAACAGGGTAAAGCTATAACTGGCTAGGGACACACACTCAATAAAAAGGAATGACCAGGGATGCCAACCAGCCTCTAAATAGCGGCACCATACCACTAGCCAAGCAAAAATGGGCAAGGTAAGCCACTGGTCTAGAATAGCAGAGTGGTGAGTTTGGGTCCAGATGCGTACCCACTGAACAGGACCATACAGCAGGGCCATGCTTGCAAAGACATCTTTCAAGTAACGGGTCTGTCTCACATCTTTGTCATTCCCTATGACTTGATTATTTTTCAGCAACCAGTAGCAGCCCAAAAGAATGTAGCCCAAATTAATGATAGAATTGAAAGGCATGGCTACAAAGGCAGGGTAATGTTCAATTGGCACCTCTGCATAATACTCATAACCAACTTCAGTGAAGATATCATCGAACAGTCCCATATGGACAGTGATCATGCATAAGCAGGCTGCAAAACAGACATGGGTCAAGGCCTGGAAACACCCTGGAATCATCTGTAATGACAATCAGTGCAAATCTTTATTAGAGTCAAATAGAAACCTTGGTTCATTCTTGCTGAATTAAATCAAAGGTCCGTTATAAAACATTACCCCTCCAATTACATCTG contains:
- the TMEM187 gene encoding transmembrane protein 187 gives rise to the protein MSHAASKCLRPDLNSGPESRSLLKFCKMIPGCFQALTHVCFAACLCMITVHMGLFDDIFTEVGYEYYAEVPIEHYPAFVAMPFNSIINLGYILLGCYWLLKNNQVIGNDKDVRQTRYLKDVFASMALLYGPVQWVRIWTQTHHSAILDQWLTLPIFAWLVVWCRYLEAGWHPWSFLFIECVSLASYSFTLLHYLAFDIILSLHILTAVWSAIRVHHQYGNKISAVYISLALLFCMGFIVLKLADHWLAKWHIFRELTGHFWSKFCDIMQFHFAFLFLTYLSTSQRCCLENKNI